CACCCGCCGATAGTGAAAGATATCTCGAAATGTACATTCTGTAAATTCTGTGAAGATATCTGTCCTGATTTTGCAATATTTATTGTGAAGAAGGAGAAGGAGGGGGAGTAAATTAGATGGTGGAAGAAGATGTGCTTACTGGAGAGCATTTTATGAGTGGTAATTTTGCGTGTGCTGAAGGTGCAATAGCAGCCGGTTGTAGATTCTTTGCCGGATACCCTATTACACCATCAACCGATATAGCCGAGCGAATGGCCCAAAGGTTGACCAAGTTAAATGGTATTTATATCGAAATGGAGGATGAATTGGGGTCTATAAATGCCGTATTGGGTGCGTCTTGTGCGGGTGTAAAATCTATGACGGCAACGTCTGGACCGGGTTTTTCTTTAATGATGGAGGGCATAGGTTTTGGTATAATGACCGAGACACCATGTGTTATAGTGAACGTTATGAGGGGAGGACCATCGACGGGTTTGCCCACTTTAGTTGGGCAAGGGGATGTGATGCAGGCAAGATGGGGCACACACGGTGTACATGAGCTCATCACGTTATCACCATCTTCTCCTCAAGAAATGTTCGATCTCACAATTAAAGCATTCAACCTTTCAGAACGATTTAGAGTACCAGTCATCTTACTAAGTGATGAAGTTGTAGGCCATATGAGTGAAAAAGTGATCATACCGAAGAAGGATGATATTCAAATATATGAGAGAAAGAAGCCAAGATTACCGAAGGAAGTGTACTTACCTTTTAAACCGGATGAAGATCTGGTACCTCCGATGGCAAATGCTGGCGAAGGTTATCATATACACGTTACAGGTTTAACACATGATGAGCGTGGCTATCCATCGGTAAATCCCGAAACTCAAGAGCGTTTAGTTAGGAGGCTCGTTGAAAAGATCAGAAATAATGCCGATAAGATTATAGATTATGAAGAAATTCAGGTGGAAGATGCGGATGTAATCGTTGTAACTTATGGTATTACTGCCAGGGTTGCGATGAAAGCGATAGAATTGGCGAGGAATGAAGGTATAAAAGCGGGTTTGTTACGTTTGGTTACGATCTGGCCCTTCCCGGAGAAGAGGATTAGAGAATTGGCGGAGAAGATCAAAGGTTTCGTCGTCCCTGAAATTAATTACGGACAGATCGCATTTGAAGTGGAGCGTTGTGCGATGGGTTTATGTGATACAGTAGCGGTACCGAAGATGGGAGGGGCGATTCACAAGCCGAGTGAGATAGTAGATGCAATTATAGAAGTCTCCAAGTCTAAAAAGATAC
This DNA window, taken from Nitrososphaerales archaeon, encodes the following:
- a CDS encoding 2-oxoacid:acceptor oxidoreductase subunit alpha; this encodes MVEEDVLTGEHFMSGNFACAEGAIAAGCRFFAGYPITPSTDIAERMAQRLTKLNGIYIEMEDELGSINAVLGASCAGVKSMTATSGPGFSLMMEGIGFGIMTETPCVIVNVMRGGPSTGLPTLVGQGDVMQARWGTHGVHELITLSPSSPQEMFDLTIKAFNLSERFRVPVILLSDEVVGHMSEKVIIPKKDDIQIYERKKPRLPKEVYLPFKPDEDLVPPMANAGEGYHIHVTGLTHDERGYPSVNPETQERLVRRLVEKIRNNADKIIDYEEIQVEDADVIVVTYGITARVAMKAIELARNEGIKAGLLRLVTIWPFPEKRIRELAEKIKGFVVPEINYGQIAFEVERCAMGLCDTVAVPKMGGAIHKPSEIVDAIIEVSKSKKIHCNGKPSPLRFIYKPLQGGGIGASTQRVIEVHPKDKYLRSDRLPHIFCQGCGVGIVINCYVKALEEAGLDRDKVVAVSGIGCTGRIPGYLKLDSYHTLHGRSIPFATGLKLANPELKVTVFGGDGDLFAIGASHFIHAARRNIDLNVICINNFNYGMTGGQSGPTTPFGAKTTTTPYGNIEYPFNLPYLAAASGAVYVARWTTFHVRQLRRSMIECFSKKGFSFIEVISPCPTGYGRPNKIGDGLAQMEYFKENAKIKHGANPIEANIELGKTFIIGKFLDIERPSFIDVYNRTFRGA